The genomic window ATGTGGACGCGGCTGGGGGTGGGGTTGGTGCGCCTTTTGTTGGGGGGCAGTCGTGCGCGCAGGTGACGTTGGCTCCTGGTGAGTCGTGTGACTTCTCTTTCCGGTTTGTTCCGACTGGTCTTGGTGTGGCGACTGGGTTGTCCAGTTTCAGGCTCAACGGTGTGGATTACTCGGTCGCGTTGAGCGGTACCGGGGTGTCGGCGTTGGAGGCGAGTGCTGATGCGTTGGACTTTGGTGAGGTGCCGGTGGGTGACAGTTCTGATCCCTTGCCGGTGACGTTTACCAATATCAGTGGTGTGGATGTGGATGTGGACGCGGCTGGGGGTGGGGTTGGTGCGCCTTTTGTTGGGGGGCAGTCGTGCGCGCAGGTGACGTTGGCTCCTGGTGAGTCGTGTGACTTCTCTTTCCGGTTTGTTCCGACTGGTCTTGGTGTGGCGACTGGGTTGTCCAGTTTCAGGCTCAACGGTGTGGATTACTCGGTCGCGTTGAGCGGTACCGGGGTCGCAGTTGATCCCACGGACCCGACGGACCCGACCGATCCCACGGACCCGACGGACCCAACCGATCCCACGGACCCGACGGACCCCACGGACCCCACGGACCCGACCGATCCCACGGACCCCACGGACCCAACCGATCCCACGGACCCGACGGACCCGACGGACCCGACCGATCCCACGGACCCGACTGATCCCACGGACCCGACGGACCCGACCGATCCCACGGACCCGACTGATCCCACGGACCCGACGGACCCGACCGATCCCACGGACCCGACCGATCCCACGGACCCGACGGACCCGACGGACCCCACGGACCCGACGGACCCCACGGACCCCACGGACCCCACGGACCCCACGGACCCGACGGACCCGACGGACCCCACGGACCAGACCGACCCGACGATCCCGGCGGATCCGACCGACCCCACGGACCCCACGGACCCGACGGACCCGACCGACCCGACGATCCCGGCGGATCCGAGTGAGCCAGGGCAGCCCGTTGACGTCGATGGTGAGGCTCCTGCTGTGCCTCGCGCGGTCGCGACGGGTGATGGCCTAATCCAGGGAGGAATCAACAACACCGCAGGCCTTCTGGGCTTGCTGACCTCGGTCCTGGCTGCAGGCGCCGTTGTCGTCATCCGCAGGCGCCGGTCCTCGGGGTCGGTCCGGTAGTACCGAGCGAGTTGTTCGCGGTCTGCGGTGCGCCCATCCAGAGCGCACCGCAGATCTGCCACGGACGGGATTGGCGCCTTTCACTATCGGGGCCCCAACTCACGCATGGTCGGAGAGTCGACGTGGGACTGGTCGAGTCAGGTCGTCGTACAGACAGACAAGGTGTGGGCTGTCCATACTGGCCGGGTGACTGCGCTCTCCTACGCCGTGATCGGAGCCGGCCCCTCCGGCCTCGCGGCCGCCCGGAACCTGCAACGCTTCGACATCCCGTGGCAGGGCTACGAGTTGGCTGACGACGTCGGTGGCCTCTGGGACATCGACGCGCCTCGCTCGACCGTGTACGAGTCCGCACACCTGATCTCCTCGCGGACCACAACCGAGTTCACCGAGTTCCCGATGGACCCCTCGGTGGCCGATTACCCCTCGCACCGGGACCTCAAGCGCTACTTCGATGACTTCGCCAGCCATTTCAACCTGCGCGAGGGCTACATCTTCGGCTCCGAAGTCACCTCCGCCCGACCGGTCGGGTACGGAGAGTGGGAGGTCGTCGCCAATGGTGTGACCCATCGGCATGCGGGCGTGATCGTCGCCAACGGCACGCTCAGCGAGCCCAACATCCCATCCTTCTCCGGGCACTTCGACGGCGAGCTCATCCACTCGAGCGAATACACGTCTGCGACCGTGTTCGCCGGCAAACGAGTGCTGGTCGTCGGCGCTGGAAACTCCGGCTGCGACATCGCCGTCGACGCCGTGCACCACGCAAAGTCCATCGACATGAGCGTGCGTCGCGGCTACCACTTCGTGCCCAAGTACATGTTCGGACGGCCATCCGACACCCTCAACCAGGGCAAGCCCCTGCCCGCCAGGATCAAGCAGGTGATCGACTCCCGATTGCTCAGGATCTTCACCGGCGACCCGGTTCGACTGGGTTTCCCCGAGCCGGACCACAAGCTCTACGAGTCGCACCCCATCGTCAACACCCTGGTGCTGCACCACCTCGGCCACGGCGACCTGCGGGTGATGGCCGACATCGAAGCCTTCGACGGGGGCCACGTGCGATTCCGGGACGGACGCCGCGAGCCGTACGACATGGTGCTGCTGGCCACCGGGTACGTGCTGCATTACCCCTTCGTCGACCGCGAGTTGCTCGATTGGAACGGCCCCGCCCCGGACCTGTACCTCAACATCTTCAGCCGACGGGACCCCGACCTCTTCGTCGTCGGCATGGTCGAGGCCTCCGGGATCGGCTGGCAGGGCCGCTACGAGCAGGCCGAGCTGGTCGCGCGACTCATCCGTGCTCGCACCGATGCCCCCGACCGGGCCCGCGCATTCGCCGAGAGCATCGCCGGACCCAACCCTGACCTCTCCGGGGGGTACGACTACCTCGGCCTCGACCGGATGGCCTACTACGTCAACAAGGACGCCTACCGTGGCGCCATCGGTGCCGCCATCCGCGAGCTGGCCGCGTCGTGATGATCGGGGTGCTGCCGATGGGAGGCGACGTCGACTCGATCAGGATCGCTTTCGACGAGGGGTCGCTGACGGTCCTGAAGATCGTCATCGGGGCCATCCTCTTCGGGATCGCCCTCGACACCCGGGTGGAGGACTTCACCGCCGCGCTCAAGCGACCCGTGGTCATCGCGATCGGTGTGGTGGCCCAGTTCCTCTTCCTCCCGGCCCTGACCTTCCTGCTGACCCTGGCCCTGGACGTACGAGGGTCCGTCGCGCTCGGCATGATCCTCGTCGCCTGCTGCCCACCCGGGAACGTCTCCAACATCCTCACCCACCGCGCCGGTGGGGACGTCGCACTCTCGGTCTCGATGACCGCCGTCGGTAACGTACTCGCCATCGTCCTGATGCCGCTCAACGTGGCGTTCTGGGGCGGCCTGCACCCCACCGGGAAGGCCGTGCTCGAGACGATTGAGCTGTCCGCCCTCGACATGCTCGCCGAGATCGCCTTCGTGATCGGCCTCCCCTTCGTCGTGGGGATCACCATCGCCAAGGTGTGGCCGCGAGTGGCCCGGGTCGGCCACCGCATCATCGGACCGGTGTCCTTCCTCGCGCTTGCCGCCGTGATCGTCGTCGGCGTGATGAACAACTGGGACATCTTCACCGCCTACATCGGTGTCGTCCTGGTAGCGGTCTTCCTCCACGACGCCCTCGCGCTGCTTCTGGGGTACGGCATCGCCAAGGCGACCCGACTGCCCTTGTCCAGCACCAAGGCCATGACCTTCGAGGTTGGCATCCGCAACGCGGGCCTGGGCCTGCTGCTGGTCTTCACCTACTTCGACGGCCTCGGCGGAATGGCCCTGGTCGCGGCCTGGTGGGGCATCTGGGACATCATTGCCGGCTTGACCGTGGCCTCGGTCTGGCGACTGCGTACAAAGGACCATGTCCTCGAGGTGGCCGCATGAAGGTCCTCATCACCGGGGGGAGCGGCTTCCTCGGCACGTCGGTCGGGGCCGGTCTGGCCGACGCCGGCCACACGGTCATCAGCGCCGACCTGCATCCGGTGACGACCCCCGGCGTCACCTCGGTGACGCTCGACGTCACCGACGCGGACGGCGTGCGGGCCCTGCTCACGGAGCACCGCCCCGAGGCGGTGGTCCACCTGGCCGCCATCGTCACCCCGGGCAAGGACTCCGGCCGGGAGGTCGAACGGCGTGTGGACGTCGAGGGCACCCGCAACGTCATCGCCGGATGCGTGGCCGCGGGGGTCCGGCGCCTCGTCGTCTCCTCCTCCGGTGCCGCGTACGGATACCACCCGGACAACCCGGACTGGATCACCGAGGACCAGCCGGTGCGCGGCAGCCTCGAATTCGCCTACTCCGACCACAAGGCCCAGGTCGAGCAGTTGCTGGCCGCTGCGCGCCGGGAGCACCCCGAGCTGGAGCAGGTGGTGCTGCGCATCGGCACGATCCTCGGCGAGCGGGTCGACAACCAGATCACGGCCCTGTTCCTCAAGAAGCGGCTGCTCGGCATCCGCGGCGCGAGATCCCCCTTCGTCTTCATCTGGGACACCGACGTCGTCGCGATCGTGCAGCGGGCGGTGACCGGAGACGTCACCGGCACCTTCAACGTCGCCGGCGACGGCGCCCTACCGATCACGCAGATCGCCGAGCGCCTGGGCAAGAACGTCCTCTGGCTGCCCGACCTGCTGCTGAGGGCCGTGCTCGCGGTGGGGACGACATTGGGCGTGAGTCGATACGGGCCGGAGCAGACCCGCTTCCTGAAGCACCGGCCCGTGCTCGACAACACCCGCCTTCGCGAGGACTTCGGCTACGCGCCGACCCACACCAGTGCCGAGGCCTTCGAGTCGTGGCTGGCGACGCATCCGCAGGCGCACGCCCAAGCAGCGCGAGGTGGACGGAGGCCTCGCTAGATACCCCCATAGGGTATAAAGTGGTGGTCATGACCACGCTCCACGACCACCACGAGGCGCTCCGCACGGACCAGCAAGAGGGCCATTCGGGCCATGGTGGTCACGGTGGACACGCAGGGCACGGTGACCACGTGGCCCAGTTCCGCCGCCTCTTCTGGATCATGCTCGCGCTGGCGGTGCCGGTCGTCGGCTTCAACGACATGTTCGCCGACCTCCTCGGCTACCCGCTGCCGCAAGGCGAGTGGGCGCTGTGGGTCTCCCCGTTCCTGGGGACCGTCATGTACGTGTGGGGAGGGTCCCCCTTCCTCACCGGCGGGGTCTCGGAGATCCGCAGCCGCCAGCCGGGGATGATGCTGCTCATCGCCCTGGGCATCACCGTCGCCTTCATCGCATCGTGGGGTGCGAGTCTGCAGGTGCTCGACCACGGGCTGAACTTCTGGTGGGAACTGGCTCTGCTGGTGGTCATCATGCTGCTCGGCCACTGGATCGAGATGCGCTCGCTGGCCCAGACCACCTCCGCGTTGGACTCGTTGGCCGCGCTCCTGCCCGACGAGGCCGAGAAGGTCGAGGGCGAGGACGTGGTCACGCTCGACCCGGCGGACCTCGTGGTCGGCGACGTCGTCATCGTCAGGCCCGGTGCGTCCGTGCCCGCGGACGGCGAGATCGTGGACGGCTCGGCCAGCATGGACGAGTCCATGGTCACCGGCGAGTCCACGACGGTCCGGCGGACGACGGGGGAGAACGTGGTCGCCGGGACCGTGGCCACCGACTCCGGGCTGCGCGTGCAGGTCACCGCCATCGGCGACGACACCGCTCTGGCCGGTATCCAGAAGCTGGTCTCCGACGCACAGGGATCCTCTTCGCGCGCGCAGCGCATTGCTGACACCGCTGCCGCCTGGCTCTTCTGGTTCGCCCTCGGCGCGGCAGTCATCACGGCGCTCGTCTGGGTGATGGTGGGCACGCCGGACAGTGCCGTGGTCCGCACGATCACGGTCCTGGTGATCGCCTGCCCCCACGCGCTCGGACTGGCCATCCCACTCGTGGTCTCCATCGCCACCGAGCGGGCCGCCCGGGGCGGAGTGCTCGTCAAGGACCGCTTGGCCCTGGAGTCGATGCGCAGCATCGACACCGTCCTCTTCGACAAGACGGGCACCCTGACCAAGGGCGAGCCCACCGTGACCGGCGTCGCGCCGGTCACGGATCGCGACCGCGATGAGGTCCTCGCGCTGGCTGCGGCCGCCGAGGCCGACAGCGAGCACCCGCTGGCCCGCGCCATCGTCGGTGCCGCACGTGAGCGTGGTCTCGACGTGCCCGCCGCCGCCGATTTCTCCTCGTCGCCGGCGGTCGGTGTCCGGGCGAGCGTGGACGGCACGGTGACCGAGGTCGGCGGCCCGTACCTGCTCGAGAAGCACGGCCTCGACGAAGCCCCCATCGCGGCGAACTGGCGTGACGAGGGCGCGATCATCCTCCATGTCGTCGCCGACGGGGAGGTGATCGGCGCCCTCCGCCTGGCCGACGAGATCCGCTCCGAGTCCCGGGACGCCGTCGACGCCCTGCACGCGGCGGGAACGCAGGTGGTGATGATCACCGGCGACGCCCGGGCCGTGGCCGAGACCGTCGCCGCAGACCTGGGCATCGACCGCGTCTTCGCCGGCGTGCGCCCGCAGGACAAGGCGGCCAAGGTCGCCGAGCTGCAGGACGAAGGCAGGAGGGTCGCCATGGTCGGCGACGGCGTCAACGACGCGCCGGCTCTGGCGCAGGCCGATGTCGGCATCGCCATCGGAGCCGGCACCGACGTGGCCATCGCGTCCGCGGGTGTGGTTCTCGCGGGCTCCGACCCCCGCTCGGTGCTCTCGGTCATCGAGCTCTCCCACGCCTCCTACCGGAAGATGAAGCAGAACCTGTGGTGGGCCGGCGGCTACAACCTCATCTCCGTACCACTGGCCGCGGGTGTCCTCGCGCCGATCGGTTTCGTGCTGCCGATGAGCGTGGGTGCCATCCTCATGTCGGCGTCCACGGTCGTGGTGGCCCTGAACGCGCAGGTGCTGCGTCGGCTGGACCTGACCCCGGCAAAGAGCACCGCGAGGATCCTCGAGCGCTGAGCGAGGCTCTGACGGACCTCGCCGGGCTCCCGCGGACGTCAGACCAGGATGGCCGCGACCTCCGCTGCGGCAGGCGCGATGGCGTGGCCCAGCCGGGTGACGCCGGGGCCGTCGAGGTCGTCCTGCCGGCCGCCACCGACGAAGACGGACACGCCGCCGTGTGACGCACGGAGCATCTCGACGAGCTCCCGGGCGGCCGGGATGTCCTCCGGTCCGGGCACACTGAGCACCGCGTACCTCGCGGAGTGGGCGTCGAGCGCCGCACTCCACGCCGGTGACGGGAGGTCCGGCCCGAGGTGGACGGTGTTGACGCCGAGGCGACGTAGGGCCACGGCGAAGGCGAAGATGCCCAGCTCGTGGTGAACCCCGGCGGGCAGCCCGACGATGACCGCCGGGCCCGGGGGCCGGTTCCCCGCAGCGTCGTAGGCTGCTGCCAGACGACGCAGTACCGCGTGCGCGACGAGGTGCTCACCGGCGATCGAGATCCGTCCGTCGGCCCACGCCAGCCCCACCTCCTCGAGTGCCGGCATGAGCCAGTCATCGACGACGAGCTCGTAGGAGGCGCGGGAGAGCTGTTCGTCCAGGACCCGAGCGACCCCTGCCGGGTCCAGCCGGGCGGCCGCCTCGATCAGGCGGCTCGTCGCGGCGGCACGCTCGGCGGTCGTCGCGGGTGAAGGGTCCACGCCGGGGAGGGGTGGGGCGGCAGGCGAAGGGGGAGGCTGCCGCGTCGGCGTGTGGTCGGCCAGGCGTCGTCGCTCCACCTCCGCCGCGGCGTTGCTCGCGCTCCAGCCATCCTCGAGCAGGGCGGTCATGTCGCGGATGCGCTCGAGCGACTCCTCGTCGTAGATCCGGTATCCGGCGTCGGTGCGCCGGGGCTCCACGACGTCGTAGCGACGCTCCCAGGCGCGCAGCGTGGCTGCCGGCACTCCGGTCAGCTCGGCTGCGCGCTTGATTGTGTACATCCTGGTCGTCCTCGGCTCCTCAGAGCCGTGACAGCTCCCGGTCGAGAGCGGCCTTGGCCTCATCGCCGAGTTTCGTCAGCTGGCCACGCAGGAAGGGGGTGGCGATCTTGGCGATGCCCTTGAACGTGAAGTCCGCCTCGTAGACGAGCACGGTGCCCAGCCCCTCGGCGCCGGGGCTGATGGACATGGTGTCCTGCGCGATGACCGTCTTGTTCTCGCCATGCATGACGACCAGACGGTCCTGCTGGAGGTCGACGGTCACGTAGGTCAGCTCGGTCTCCCGGCCGCGGAAGACCGAGCGGTTGTGGTATCTGCTGCCCACTCCGCCGTCGCCCTCGACCAAGGTCGTCTCGATGGTGCCGGGGTCCCACTGCTCGCTGGTGGTGAAGTCCTTGAGGTAGGCGTAC from Janibacter cremeus includes these protein-coding regions:
- a CDS encoding bile acid:sodium symporter family protein; the encoded protein is MGGDVDSIRIAFDEGSLTVLKIVIGAILFGIALDTRVEDFTAALKRPVVIAIGVVAQFLFLPALTFLLTLALDVRGSVALGMILVACCPPGNVSNILTHRAGGDVALSVSMTAVGNVLAIVLMPLNVAFWGGLHPTGKAVLETIELSALDMLAEIAFVIGLPFVVGITIAKVWPRVARVGHRIIGPVSFLALAAVIVVGVMNNWDIFTAYIGVVLVAVFLHDALALLLGYGIAKATRLPLSSTKAMTFEVGIRNAGLGLLLVFTYFDGLGGMALVAAWWGIWDIIAGLTVASVWRLRTKDHVLEVAA
- a CDS encoding MerR family transcriptional regulator, yielding MYTIKRAAELTGVPAATLRAWERRYDVVEPRRTDAGYRIYDEESLERIRDMTALLEDGWSASNAAAEVERRRLADHTPTRQPPPSPAAPPLPGVDPSPATTAERAAATSRLIEAAARLDPAGVARVLDEQLSRASYELVVDDWLMPALEEVGLAWADGRISIAGEHLVAHAVLRRLAAAYDAAGNRPPGPAVIVGLPAGVHHELGIFAFAVALRRLGVNTVHLGPDLPSPAWSAALDAHSARYAVLSVPGPEDIPAARELVEMLRASHGGVSVFVGGGRQDDLDGPGVTRLGHAIAPAAAEVAAILV
- a CDS encoding SRPBCC family protein, which encodes MRITRKVTVDGTSPAAVYAYLKDFTTSEQWDPGTIETTLVEGDGGVGSRYHNRSVFRGRETELTYVTVDLQQDRLVVMHGENKTVIAQDTMSISPGAEGLGTVLVYEADFTFKGIAKIATPFLRGQLTKLGDEAKAALDRELSRL
- a CDS encoding SDR family oxidoreductase; translation: MKVLITGGSGFLGTSVGAGLADAGHTVISADLHPVTTPGVTSVTLDVTDADGVRALLTEHRPEAVVHLAAIVTPGKDSGREVERRVDVEGTRNVIAGCVAAGVRRLVVSSSGAAYGYHPDNPDWITEDQPVRGSLEFAYSDHKAQVEQLLAAARREHPELEQVVLRIGTILGERVDNQITALFLKKRLLGIRGARSPFVFIWDTDVVAIVQRAVTGDVTGTFNVAGDGALPITQIAERLGKNVLWLPDLLLRAVLAVGTTLGVSRYGPEQTRFLKHRPVLDNTRLREDFGYAPTHTSAEAFESWLATHPQAHAQAARGGRRPR
- a CDS encoding NAD(P)/FAD-dependent oxidoreductase; its protein translation is MTALSYAVIGAGPSGLAAARNLQRFDIPWQGYELADDVGGLWDIDAPRSTVYESAHLISSRTTTEFTEFPMDPSVADYPSHRDLKRYFDDFASHFNLREGYIFGSEVTSARPVGYGEWEVVANGVTHRHAGVIVANGTLSEPNIPSFSGHFDGELIHSSEYTSATVFAGKRVLVVGAGNSGCDIAVDAVHHAKSIDMSVRRGYHFVPKYMFGRPSDTLNQGKPLPARIKQVIDSRLLRIFTGDPVRLGFPEPDHKLYESHPIVNTLVLHHLGHGDLRVMADIEAFDGGHVRFRDGRREPYDMVLLATGYVLHYPFVDRELLDWNGPAPDLYLNIFSRRDPDLFVVGMVEASGIGWQGRYEQAELVARLIRARTDAPDRARAFAESIAGPNPDLSGGYDYLGLDRMAYYVNKDAYRGAIGAAIRELAAS
- a CDS encoding heavy metal translocating P-type ATPase, whose product is MTTLHDHHEALRTDQQEGHSGHGGHGGHAGHGDHVAQFRRLFWIMLALAVPVVGFNDMFADLLGYPLPQGEWALWVSPFLGTVMYVWGGSPFLTGGVSEIRSRQPGMMLLIALGITVAFIASWGASLQVLDHGLNFWWELALLVVIMLLGHWIEMRSLAQTTSALDSLAALLPDEAEKVEGEDVVTLDPADLVVGDVVIVRPGASVPADGEIVDGSASMDESMVTGESTTVRRTTGENVVAGTVATDSGLRVQVTAIGDDTALAGIQKLVSDAQGSSSRAQRIADTAAAWLFWFALGAAVITALVWVMVGTPDSAVVRTITVLVIACPHALGLAIPLVVSIATERAARGGVLVKDRLALESMRSIDTVLFDKTGTLTKGEPTVTGVAPVTDRDRDEVLALAAAAEADSEHPLARAIVGAARERGLDVPAAADFSSSPAVGVRASVDGTVTEVGGPYLLEKHGLDEAPIAANWRDEGAIILHVVADGEVIGALRLADEIRSESRDAVDALHAAGTQVVMITGDARAVAETVAADLGIDRVFAGVRPQDKAAKVAELQDEGRRVAMVGDGVNDAPALAQADVGIAIGAGTDVAIASAGVVLAGSDPRSVLSVIELSHASYRKMKQNLWWAGGYNLISVPLAAGVLAPIGFVLPMSVGAILMSASTVVVALNAQVLRRLDLTPAKSTARILER
- a CDS encoding choice-of-anchor D domain-containing protein; the encoded protein is MADEAPALEASADALDFGEVPVGDSSDPLPVTFTNISGVDVDVDAAGGGVGAPFVGGQSCAQVTLAPGESCDFSFRFVPTGLGVATGLSSFRLNGVDYSVALSGTGVSALEASADALDFGEVPVGDSSDPLPVTFTNISGVDVDVDAAGGGVGAPFVGGQSCAQVTLAPGESCDFSFRFVPTGLGVATGLSSFRLNGVDYSVALSGTGVSALEASADALDFGEVPVGDSSDPLPVTFTNISGVDVDVDAAGGGVGAPFVGGQSCAQVTLAPGESCDFSFRFVPTGLGVATGLSSFRLNGVDYSVALSGTGVSALEASADALDFGEVPVGDSSDPLPVTFTNISGVDVDVDAAGGGVGAPFVGGQSCAQVTLAPGESCDFSFRFVPTGLGVATGLSSFRLNGVDYSVALSGTGVAVDPTDPTDPTDPTDPTDPTDPTDPTDPTDPTDPTDPTDPTDPTDPTDPTDPTDPTDPTDPTDPTDPTDPTDPTDPTDPTDPTDPTDPTDPTDPTDPTDPTDPTDPTDPTDPTDPTDPTDPTDPTDPTDQTDPTIPADPTDPTDPTDPTDPTDPTIPADPSEPGQPVDVDGEAPAVPRAVATGDGLIQGGINNTAGLLGLLTSVLAAGAVVVIRRRRSSGSVR